One window from the genome of Paenibacillus azoreducens encodes:
- a CDS encoding UbiA-like polyprenyltransferase has protein sequence MQAIGMHKVLHKTRQFGELVMFSHTLFSLPFAVISMVWAAGGFPSWHVMLWGLIALVAARNGANAFNRLADRRFDAANPRTAHRHLPRRLLGTREVVIFVVVNYAVFIFAAAMLNPLCFALSPVAIFLITTYSYTKRFTWLSHLYLGFVIASAPIGAWFAVTGAFAFTPFVLGTVVMLWIAGFDVIYGTQDIEFDRSHGLWSIPSYFGLKTGLLMAKAMHLVMMLLLVMLYFIQDLGWLYLTGLGIAVILLMTEHGIIRPANTRVMKMASYHLNQIISMVILFFTLMDFFLIH, from the coding sequence ATGCAGGCTATTGGGATGCACAAAGTGCTGCATAAGACCAGGCAGTTCGGCGAACTGGTCATGTTCTCGCATACGCTGTTTTCATTGCCGTTTGCCGTCATTTCCATGGTATGGGCCGCCGGAGGTTTCCCTTCCTGGCATGTCATGCTGTGGGGACTGATCGCACTTGTTGCCGCGCGGAATGGGGCCAACGCCTTTAACCGTCTCGCTGACAGGCGGTTTGATGCCGCCAACCCGCGTACGGCCCATAGGCACCTGCCCAGACGTCTGCTGGGCACCCGGGAAGTGGTCATATTCGTTGTCGTAAACTATGCCGTATTTATCTTTGCGGCTGCAATGCTGAATCCGTTGTGCTTCGCATTATCGCCGGTCGCCATTTTTCTGATCACGACGTATTCTTATACCAAACGATTTACCTGGCTGAGCCATCTATATCTTGGTTTTGTGATCGCTTCGGCGCCGATTGGCGCATGGTTTGCCGTAACCGGAGCTTTTGCTTTCACTCCATTCGTGCTGGGAACGGTGGTTATGTTGTGGATTGCCGGCTTTGATGTCATCTACGGAACCCAGGATATTGAATTCGACCGTTCCCATGGCTTGTGGTCCATTCCCAGCTATTTTGGGCTTAAAACAGGCCTGCTGATGGCCAAAGCGATGCATTTGGTCATGATGCTGCTGCTTGTGATGCTCTATTTTATCCAGGATCTGGGCTGGCTTTATTTGACGGGGCTCGGCATCGCGGTCATCCTTCTGATGACGGAGCATGGAATTATTCGGCCTGCCAATACCCGGGTCATGAAAATGGCTTCTTATCATTTGAATCAAATTATCAGTATGGTGATTCTGTTTTTTACGCTCATGGACTTTTTCCTGATTCACTGA
- a CDS encoding peptidase U32 family protein: MSRWFGEKEIELLAPVGTFEIFKEVIQAPCDAVYFGGPAFNMRLMRKGYNFSLEEIAEAVRMAHGLGKKVYVTVNNLLNETEVEGAKEYLRFLEQAGVDALIVQDFAVLSLVQEMGLNLPLHASVMMNVQNLEMVKALQELGVERCVTSREMDLQTARYIHSQTGMELEYFIHGDMCVAHGASCSYSSMVFGMSSSRGKCMKPCRWDYRIKKDGCVYPAEFPLAVKDMYMYENIPELIESGVCSFKIEGRMRDASFVLMLVNSYADAIDRYIADPVGFDRSKDAKHLYENRKRDFSTAYAFGKPGLSNINRRYEGTGKFYSTGRVFSTPTPERELSDQRIDEIRTQLLGVKGAKSAAGAACLAVRVNNMDQARMAIEEGVDELYLSGDVFLPDLPFTREDIQSLCAIKGGTKMYLGLPRMMTELHMEQYRQLLSREKLAIDGLLVTNLGAIHAFKDLGYPMIGDTSLNVYNHLAAKFYGNQGLQRIALSSELTAEHLGEALTYSELPLEMIVHGSPTVMYMEHDLYENTEVLEPIGEEDNRYVDNSVLVLMTDKGENPVYRDRNGRNHLLLSKELNYLPLLRELAEAGVSCFRIEGATYKVSDLQTIIRAYQQALKEEAAPHLEPVYAGYTLGALQFN, encoded by the coding sequence GTGTCACGTTGGTTTGGAGAAAAAGAGATTGAGCTGCTGGCACCCGTAGGAACGTTCGAAATTTTCAAAGAGGTTATTCAGGCCCCGTGCGATGCGGTTTATTTTGGCGGACCTGCTTTTAATATGCGTCTGATGCGCAAAGGATACAATTTTTCGCTAGAGGAAATTGCCGAGGCGGTTCGCATGGCTCATGGACTTGGCAAAAAAGTATACGTAACCGTCAATAACCTGCTCAACGAAACGGAGGTCGAAGGGGCGAAGGAGTACTTGCGTTTTCTGGAACAGGCTGGGGTGGACGCTTTGATCGTACAGGATTTTGCGGTGCTGTCGTTAGTGCAGGAAATGGGGCTTAACCTTCCGCTGCATGCTTCGGTTATGATGAACGTGCAAAATCTGGAGATGGTGAAGGCGCTGCAGGAGCTTGGCGTGGAGCGATGCGTGACCTCGCGGGAAATGGATTTGCAAACGGCCCGTTATATCCACAGTCAGACCGGGATGGAACTGGAATACTTCATTCATGGCGACATGTGTGTAGCCCACGGCGCGAGCTGCAGCTACAGCTCTATGGTGTTCGGGATGAGCAGCAGCCGCGGCAAATGCATGAAGCCGTGCCGGTGGGATTATCGCATCAAAAAGGATGGCTGCGTCTATCCTGCCGAGTTCCCCCTTGCCGTCAAAGATATGTACATGTACGAGAATATACCTGAGCTGATTGAATCGGGGGTCTGTTCCTTCAAAATCGAAGGCCGGATGCGGGATGCTTCCTTTGTCCTGATGCTGGTTAACAGCTACGCGGATGCCATCGATCGCTATATCGCCGACCCTGTCGGATTCGACCGCTCGAAGGACGCCAAGCATTTATATGAAAATCGGAAACGGGATTTTTCAACTGCCTACGCATTCGGAAAACCAGGGCTTTCCAACATTAATCGCCGTTATGAAGGAACCGGGAAATTTTACAGCACCGGGCGGGTATTCAGTACGCCGACGCCCGAGCGGGAACTTTCTGATCAAAGAATAGATGAAATTCGGACGCAGCTCTTAGGCGTGAAGGGGGCAAAGTCCGCGGCGGGGGCAGCCTGCCTGGCCGTCAGGGTGAACAATATGGATCAGGCGCGAATGGCTATAGAAGAGGGAGTCGATGAGCTGTATCTCTCAGGCGATGTGTTTTTACCGGACCTGCCGTTCACAAGAGAAGATATCCAATCGCTTTGCGCCATCAAAGGCGGGACGAAGATGTATTTAGGATTGCCGCGGATGATGACCGAGCTGCATATGGAGCAATACCGGCAGCTGCTTAGCCGGGAAAAACTTGCGATCGATGGATTGCTGGTCACGAATTTAGGCGCGATTCATGCATTCAAGGATTTGGGTTACCCGATGATCGGGGATACGAGTCTGAACGTATACAACCATCTGGCGGCGAAATTCTACGGAAATCAAGGTTTGCAAAGAATCGCCTTATCTTCAGAATTGACTGCTGAACATTTGGGAGAAGCGTTGACATATTCGGAATTGCCGCTGGAGATGATCGTGCACGGCTCCCCGACAGTGATGTATATGGAACATGACTTGTACGAAAATACGGAAGTTTTGGAGCCGATTGGCGAAGAGGATAATCGTTACGTCGATAATAGTGTGCTGGTATTGATGACCGACAAAGGCGAAAACCCGGTTTACCGGGACCGGAATGGCCGGAATCATCTTCTGCTTAGCAAAGAGCTTAATTATCTTCCGCTGCTGCGGGAGCTGGCCGAAGCGGGCGTATCCTGCTTCCGGATTGAAGGGGCGACTTACAAGGTGAGCGATCTGCAGACCATTATCCGTGCATACCAACAAGCCCTGAAGGAAGAAGCGGCCCCCCATCTTGAGCCGGTATACGCCGGTTATACGCTTGGAGCGCTTCAATTCAACTGA
- a CDS encoding aspartate aminotransferase family protein, translated as MTEHGKQLEAKTVQELRGSYFYPCTQHFYRQPPLIVRGEMQYLFDNHGKKYTDLFAGVSVVACGHCNPAIAEASADQLHRLQHTSTIYLTEPNVLLAERLAELLPGELTRSFFVNSGTEANEGALLLARRHTGRKGFISLEHSLHGRSYLTMEVTGLAMWRCDPFLDGDTSFIPRPFQPGLTEDEAAQCSLEALDRVLAARGTEIAAMIVEPIQGNGGIIVPPAWYFREVKKRLDSYGILLIADEIQTGFGRTGEMFAIEHFGVQPDIMTMAKALGNGVPVAAFSTTDVIAASMNQPSASTFGGNPVSAMTALAVLDYIRDAGLVERSRLLGETLQACLRELKQRHEPFVADVRGFGLMVGAEIGGGTPEENAQLVDRILEAMKDKGFIIGKNGVNRNVLAFQPPLVINEEDIGRMLKALDQVLAGIGRDTEGSPERMNASERK; from the coding sequence ATGACTGAGCATGGAAAGCAATTGGAGGCCAAAACGGTTCAGGAGCTGAGAGGTTCCTACTTTTACCCCTGCACGCAGCATTTTTACCGGCAGCCGCCGCTGATTGTGCGCGGTGAAATGCAGTATTTATTTGATAATCACGGCAAAAAGTACACTGACTTGTTTGCGGGAGTCTCAGTAGTAGCGTGCGGGCACTGCAATCCCGCTATTGCAGAGGCTTCCGCCGACCAGCTGCATCGCCTGCAGCATACATCGACGATTTATTTGACTGAACCCAATGTACTGCTGGCAGAACGGCTCGCCGAGCTGTTGCCGGGAGAGCTGACACGGAGCTTTTTCGTCAACAGCGGCACCGAGGCCAATGAAGGCGCCCTGCTGCTGGCCCGCCGGCATACGGGACGCAAAGGTTTCATTTCGCTTGAACACAGCCTGCATGGCCGGAGTTATCTGACCATGGAGGTGACAGGGCTGGCGATGTGGCGCTGCGACCCGTTTCTGGACGGGGATACGTCCTTTATTCCGCGGCCGTTCCAGCCGGGGCTAACAGAGGATGAAGCGGCACAATGCTCTTTGGAGGCGCTGGATCGGGTGCTTGCGGCTCGGGGAACGGAGATTGCGGCCATGATTGTGGAGCCGATTCAGGGCAACGGGGGCATCATCGTCCCTCCGGCCTGGTATTTCCGCGAGGTCAAAAAGAGACTGGACAGCTATGGCATTCTGCTGATTGCCGACGAGATCCAGACCGGCTTCGGCCGTACGGGGGAGATGTTCGCTATCGAGCATTTTGGCGTACAGCCGGACATCATGACGATGGCCAAAGCGCTTGGGAACGGCGTGCCGGTAGCGGCTTTCTCCACGACCGATGTTATCGCCGCCTCCATGAACCAGCCGTCGGCCTCCACGTTCGGAGGCAATCCGGTATCGGCAATGACTGCGCTGGCCGTGCTGGATTATATCCGGGACGCCGGGCTGGTCGAACGTTCGCGGCTGCTTGGGGAAACTCTGCAGGCCTGCCTTCGGGAACTGAAGCAGCGTCATGAGCCGTTTGTAGCGGATGTCCGCGGCTTCGGACTTATGGTCGGAGCGGAGATCGGCGGTGGAACTCCGGAGGAAAACGCGCAGCTGGTTGACCGGATACTGGAAGCTATGAAGGACAAGGGATTCATTATCGGTAAAAACGGGGTCAACCGCAACGTACTGGCCTTCCAGCCGCCGCTTGTGATCAATGAGGAGGATATCGGGCGTATGCTGAAGGCGCTGGACCAAGTGTTGGCCGGGATCGGCCGGGATACGGAAGGTTCTCCCGAGCGGATGAACGCATCGGAAAGGAAGTGA
- a CDS encoding FMN-binding protein: MNKKWSILLSGALMAGLLAGCGSDKEADKVANDPAPAATDTKETTASENGKYKDGTYFAEGTMDEKSGWKPYVVLKVEGGKITQANWNYVSDKGGPDKKALDKEGKYGMKAGGASSEWYEQAEKAEQFLIEKQDPAAINVKDDGKTDAISGVSIHVKDFTSLAEQALSAGPQAPGSYKDGSYHAEGEDFDKESGWKSTVDITVANGKVIYAYFSGVNAKGEDKQTFSKEGKYGMKAAGAQGEWHEEAIKAQDYLIEKQDPAAITLKDDGTTDAISGVTIHIKDYVTLAQKALDQAK, from the coding sequence ATGAACAAGAAATGGTCTATTTTATTATCGGGCGCCTTGATGGCAGGTCTGCTCGCAGGTTGCGGCAGCGACAAAGAAGCGGATAAGGTGGCTAATGATCCAGCACCGGCCGCTACGGATACAAAAGAAACAACCGCATCTGAAAATGGAAAATATAAAGACGGCACCTACTTTGCCGAAGGCACGATGGATGAAAAATCCGGCTGGAAACCTTATGTTGTGCTGAAGGTCGAAGGCGGCAAAATCACGCAAGCCAACTGGAACTATGTCAGCGACAAAGGCGGACCTGACAAAAAAGCGCTGGACAAAGAAGGCAAATATGGCATGAAGGCAGGCGGCGCTTCTTCCGAATGGTATGAGCAAGCCGAAAAAGCAGAGCAGTTCTTGATCGAAAAACAGGATCCAGCAGCGATCAATGTTAAAGACGACGGCAAGACGGACGCCATCTCCGGTGTTTCCATCCATGTGAAGGATTTCACTTCACTGGCCGAGCAAGCACTTTCCGCCGGTCCTCAAGCTCCAGGTTCCTATAAAGACGGCTCTTACCATGCCGAAGGCGAAGACTTCGACAAAGAAAGCGGCTGGAAATCGACTGTGGACATCACGGTTGCCAACGGCAAGGTCATCTACGCTTATTTCAGCGGCGTAAACGCTAAAGGCGAAGACAAACAAACCTTCTCCAAGGAAGGAAAATATGGCATGAAAGCTGCCGGCGCGCAAGGAGAATGGCATGAAGAAGCCATTAAAGCACAAGATTATCTGATCGAAAAACAAGATCCGGCGGCTATCACGCTTAAGGATGACGGCACCACCGATGCCATTTCCGGAGTAACCATCCACATCAAGGATTATGTCACGCTGGCTCAAAAAGCACTCGATCAGGCCAAATAA
- a CDS encoding ABC transporter ATP-binding protein — translation MVQMIMKPEKTAAPDSVRDDYMLEVTGLRKAYPKKQALENVTFSLRPGTSFGFLGPNGAGKSTTMKILTGIVKADSGSAKLFGKDLTRESEAVSKYIGYVPQDITLYEKLSAFENLEFFGEAYGVRGKELKQRIQEVLTRTGLLERSKDIVSTFSGGMKRRINIAAALLHRPKLLILDEPTVGIDPQSRNHIFEMIRELNREGVTIIYSTHYMEEVEALCDEVAIMDQGSIKAMGPLGQLLEQYGQKSIYLEVPGLTELSQDPDVASIRKEGSGWLLETEKSTDVMQRLLRQASQHAWDVKQLEVVRPSLESVFLRVTGTALRD, via the coding sequence ATGGTTCAAATGATAATGAAACCAGAGAAAACGGCTGCACCCGATTCGGTGCGTGATGATTACATGCTGGAGGTAACCGGACTTAGAAAAGCTTACCCCAAAAAACAGGCACTCGAGAATGTCACCTTTTCGCTAAGACCCGGAACCTCATTCGGCTTTTTGGGACCAAATGGCGCGGGCAAATCGACGACTATGAAAATTTTAACGGGCATCGTGAAGGCCGACAGCGGCTCAGCCAAGCTCTTCGGCAAGGATCTCACCCGCGAATCCGAAGCGGTATCCAAATATATCGGTTACGTTCCACAGGATATAACTCTGTATGAGAAGCTCAGCGCCTTCGAAAATCTCGAATTTTTCGGGGAAGCTTACGGCGTTCGCGGCAAAGAGCTGAAGCAGCGGATTCAAGAAGTGCTTACTAGAACCGGACTGCTTGAACGTTCCAAAGATATCGTCAGCACCTTTTCCGGCGGGATGAAACGAAGAATCAACATTGCCGCAGCCCTGCTTCACCGGCCCAAGCTGCTTATACTCGACGAACCTACGGTGGGAATCGATCCCCAGTCGCGCAACCATATTTTCGAGATGATCAGGGAGCTTAACCGTGAAGGTGTAACCATCATTTATTCCACCCACTATATGGAGGAAGTCGAAGCCCTTTGCGACGAAGTCGCTATTATGGACCAAGGGTCGATCAAGGCCATGGGACCGCTTGGACAGCTGCTGGAGCAATACGGACAAAAGTCCATTTATCTGGAGGTTCCTGGACTAACCGAACTTTCTCAGGATCCGGACGTCGCCTCCATCCGCAAGGAAGGTTCAGGCTGGCTGCTGGAGACGGAAAAATCGACAGATGTTATGCAGCGCCTTCTGCGCCAGGCTTCACAGCATGCTTGGGACGTCAAGCAGCTGGAGGTTGTGCGCCCTTCGCTCGAAAGCGTGTTTTTGAGAGTAACCGGAACGGCGCTTCGCGATTAA
- a CDS encoding polyprenyl synthetase family protein, with amino-acid sequence MKPSLHEALQMDIHRINREIENIVKYDKDVPRTSVLARSVLRLIRSGGKRLRPIMVITGSRFGTASTGRRQYQLAAAAEFIHAASLIHDDIIDRSDLRRGAPSLHTQTGVAEAVHIGNYMSARVVELLSMYTADEDRFVHDLSSIATVQLCLGEYNQLQHAYDYDLSLEEYLEKTRCKTAQLMATCLRVGALSADADSETADMLYRFGESLGMAFQIEDDILDFTATAAAIGKPAGSDLRRGQVTLPVLFALEDAALAPYIRNIHSGVAEEEIEYVLRGIRSGGALAKAEKMREDYLQEAMNAVSPLLSHPAFGQLEVLHRYFGGRAA; translated from the coding sequence ATGAAACCATCCCTGCACGAAGCCCTTCAAATGGATATCCACCGGATTAACCGCGAAATCGAGAATATCGTCAAATACGACAAGGATGTTCCCCGCACGTCCGTGCTGGCCCGCAGCGTGCTGCGTCTGATCCGCTCGGGCGGCAAACGGCTGCGGCCCATCATGGTCATTACCGGCAGCCGTTTCGGCACGGCAAGCACCGGACGCCGGCAATACCAGCTTGCGGCTGCCGCGGAATTCATCCACGCCGCCTCACTGATTCACGATGATATTATCGATCGTTCGGATCTGCGGCGGGGCGCCCCCTCCTTGCATACGCAGACCGGCGTGGCCGAAGCGGTTCATATCGGAAACTATATGTCCGCTAGGGTGGTTGAACTGCTTTCGATGTATACGGCGGATGAGGACCGTTTTGTCCATGATCTCTCCTCCATCGCCACCGTGCAGCTTTGCCTCGGTGAATATAACCAATTGCAGCATGCTTATGACTATGATCTCAGCTTGGAGGAGTATCTTGAGAAAACCCGCTGCAAAACGGCCCAACTCATGGCCACCTGCCTTCGCGTAGGCGCGCTTTCCGCAGACGCGGATTCCGAAACGGCTGACATGCTCTACCGCTTCGGCGAGTCGCTGGGAATGGCTTTCCAAATTGAAGACGACATCCTTGATTTCACGGCGACCGCCGCCGCAATTGGCAAACCCGCCGGCAGCGATCTGAGACGCGGGCAGGTAACGCTGCCTGTCCTCTTCGCATTGGAGGATGCAGCTCTTGCCCCTTATATTCGCAATATCCATTCCGGCGTGGCCGAGGAGGAAATCGAATACGTCCTTCGGGGCATCCGCTCGGGCGGCGCGCTGGCAAAGGCGGAGAAGATGCGAGAAGACTATCTGCAAGAGGCCATGAATGCCGTCTCTCCGCTGCTCAGCCATCCGGCATTCGGACAGCTGGAGGTGCTGCATCGGTATTTCGGAGGCAGAGCTGCATAA
- a CDS encoding ABC transporter permease produces the protein MKAMILKELRLIGKDRRSFIFLLLMPILFIVMFGSVFNQGNGSSSLTLRTVDQDQTAASRALLGQMEGIMDVKQLPADSLNEQLDNMKQGQFSAMLVIPSGFEQAMKASKAANIKLYQDPASPTETAPIQAILSSISTQYREQKLTGMLMAQGQSKAQAEAALASPIQIENVSATSDHFDMIDQVVPGMTVMFVFFIMITMARRFFEEKKTGLLSRIRTTRIKPLYYLIGMWFPFMLTVIAQCVILFAFGHFVYGLKLGDIAALSAVIISLSIAGTGIGLGLSFLVPGEGAAMVITQLISMGGAMLGGLWVPSYLLPQTVQTIGHFMPQFWAQHSLQDIIAHGAHLGDVAGPALILLTFGLVGLTIAMLRLPGFLRSAAN, from the coding sequence ATGAAAGCTATGATTCTCAAAGAACTTCGCCTGATCGGCAAAGACCGGCGCAGCTTTATTTTCCTCCTCCTGATGCCCATCCTTTTCATTGTGATGTTCGGCTCGGTATTTAATCAGGGAAACGGCAGCTCTTCGCTTACGCTGCGGACCGTTGACCAGGATCAAACCGCCGCTTCCCGGGCGCTGCTCGGGCAAATGGAAGGCATTATGGACGTCAAACAACTTCCGGCTGATAGCCTGAACGAGCAGCTCGATAATATGAAGCAGGGACAATTTTCAGCGATGCTGGTTATTCCAAGCGGTTTTGAACAAGCCATGAAGGCAAGCAAGGCTGCTAACATCAAACTGTATCAGGACCCTGCTTCCCCTACGGAAACGGCTCCGATCCAAGCTATCCTCAGCAGCATTTCGACCCAATACCGCGAGCAAAAACTGACGGGCATGCTGATGGCCCAAGGCCAATCCAAAGCCCAAGCCGAAGCCGCTCTCGCTTCTCCGATCCAGATCGAAAATGTGTCCGCAACTTCCGACCATTTTGACATGATCGACCAAGTGGTACCCGGGATGACCGTTATGTTCGTATTTTTCATCATGATTACGATGGCCCGCCGCTTTTTTGAGGAAAAGAAAACAGGCCTGCTGTCGCGCATCCGCACGACTCGCATCAAACCGCTCTATTATCTGATCGGTATGTGGTTCCCGTTCATGCTTACCGTTATCGCCCAATGCGTTATTTTGTTTGCCTTCGGACATTTCGTATATGGATTGAAGCTTGGGGATATCGCCGCGTTATCAGCGGTTATCATCTCACTGAGCATCGCCGGAACGGGCATCGGCCTCGGACTCTCCTTCCTTGTTCCCGGCGAAGGAGCAGCCATGGTTATCACGCAGCTCATCTCTATGGGCGGAGCCATGCTTGGCGGTTTGTGGGTCCCTTCTTACCTGCTGCCGCAAACCGTGCAGACCATTGGACATTTCATGCCGCAATTTTGGGCGCAGCATTCCCTGCAGGACATCATTGCCCATGGCGCGCATTTGGGCGACGTCGCAGGACCGGCGCTCATCCTTCTTACTTTTGGTCTCGTCGGACTTACGATTGCCATGCTTAGACTTCCCGGCTTCCTCCGCTCGGCGGCGAATTAA
- a CDS encoding energy-coupling factor transporter transmembrane component T family protein translates to MREKLLIGRLIDTGSPVHQLDPRSKLTAMLLYAVMVVAARTWPALLCLTAFSVLIMVITRIPLGTYLKAAKPLRLLMLFILIVQCLAVKGGSVLVSIGSWHLDAAGLQAGIYAVVRMTLLVSFTALLTFTTSPGQLNQGMEGMLRPFERIGISAERLSLMTGIALRFIPAILDEAQTILKAQASRGADLRELPWKDKGRMLMALLVPVTVGAFRRAEDLTASMESRGYRIGAPRSRYRPLIWSMADTWFVVAFAIMCLTMIWIGIF, encoded by the coding sequence ATGCGTGAGAAGCTGTTAATCGGAAGATTGATCGACACCGGTTCTCCGGTACATCAGCTGGACCCCAGATCGAAATTGACCGCCATGCTGTTGTACGCGGTTATGGTCGTGGCTGCGCGGACATGGCCGGCGCTGCTCTGCTTGACCGCTTTTTCCGTACTCATCATGGTCATCACCCGCATTCCGCTTGGCACCTATCTGAAGGCGGCGAAGCCGCTAAGGCTGCTGATGTTGTTTATCCTGATCGTACAATGCCTTGCCGTCAAGGGCGGCAGCGTGCTGGTTTCTATAGGCTCCTGGCATTTGGATGCAGCTGGGCTGCAGGCGGGCATTTACGCCGTGGTGCGGATGACGCTGCTGGTATCTTTTACGGCACTGCTCACGTTTACAACATCCCCCGGGCAATTGAACCAGGGAATGGAAGGGATGCTTCGTCCGTTTGAACGCATCGGCATTTCGGCCGAGCGCCTGTCGCTGATGACCGGGATTGCGCTGCGGTTCATTCCGGCGATTCTGGATGAGGCGCAAACGATATTAAAAGCGCAGGCATCGCGGGGCGCGGACTTGCGGGAACTGCCGTGGAAAGACAAGGGGCGGATGCTAATGGCGCTGCTGGTTCCCGTGACGGTCGGCGCGTTCCGGAGAGCGGAGGATTTGACCGCTTCGATGGAATCGCGGGGTTACCGGATCGGGGCGCCGCGGTCAAGATACCGGCCGTTAATTTGGAGCATGGCGGACACCTGGTTTGTGGTAGCTTTTGCGATCATGTGCCTGACGATGATATGGATAGGGATCTTCTAG
- a CDS encoding FAD-dependent oxidoreductase, with protein sequence MKKIVLLGGGYGGVTAAKKLAKKFKKNDDVEITLIDRNPYHTLLTELHEVAANRTPEDSVKVELKKIFAGLKVNVVLDDINHIDFAAKTLSSRKTKYNYDYLVLGTGCKPTFFGIPGAEENSFTLWSYEDAVRLKRQIRQCFSEAAKETDPAVRKSKLSFVVVGAGFTGVELVGEMAEFRDELCKEFYIDRNDVRLVVADMAPKILPILPDKLIAKSERRLVRMGVEIITSAKITGVDPQAVIMGEERIQANTIVWTAGVEGSDLVGNLDVQQQGRKRVVTNDKLQSVDHENVYVVGDNIFYIPEGEERPVPQMVENAEQSAAVVAHNIHAEINNQPKKSYKPGFHGTMVCIGSRYGVANVGLPNRMFMLSGFMALLGKHFMNMFYLFTIAGFNKVWSYMMHEFFHVNNRRSFVGGHFSKRSPNFWLLPLRVYVGIMWLTEGLEKLWKIIDEPSRIFLIPPSPHAADATSSASQAVEAVNQTVDAQAAASAVTNAKDAVAALPVPKFITSIMNGFMDIFFYQSNGDYTVLAKVFQTGMVLAEITFGILLIVGLFTALSSIATIGMGIMIWCSGMAPYEMLWYLAAGVALIGGSGSVFGLDYYVLPWLKKHWKRIPVVRRWYLYTD encoded by the coding sequence ATGAAAAAAATCGTCCTGTTGGGCGGCGGTTACGGCGGTGTTACTGCAGCCAAAAAGCTGGCCAAGAAATTCAAAAAAAACGACGATGTTGAAATAACTCTTATCGACCGCAATCCATATCATACCCTTTTAACGGAGCTTCACGAAGTGGCGGCCAACCGGACGCCGGAGGATTCGGTCAAAGTCGAACTAAAAAAAATATTTGCCGGGCTAAAAGTAAATGTGGTGCTGGATGATATCAATCATATCGATTTCGCAGCCAAAACTTTATCGTCCCGCAAAACCAAATACAACTACGATTATCTGGTTCTCGGCACGGGTTGTAAGCCTACTTTCTTCGGCATCCCCGGCGCTGAGGAAAACAGCTTTACGCTTTGGTCTTATGAAGACGCGGTTCGCCTGAAAAGACAGATCCGGCAGTGTTTCAGCGAAGCCGCCAAAGAAACCGATCCGGCGGTGCGCAAATCCAAGCTGTCATTCGTCGTGGTGGGCGCAGGGTTTACCGGCGTCGAACTGGTCGGCGAAATGGCCGAGTTCCGCGACGAGCTGTGCAAGGAGTTTTATATTGACCGCAATGACGTGCGGCTGGTCGTGGCTGATATGGCTCCGAAAATCCTGCCGATTCTCCCGGATAAGCTGATCGCCAAGTCGGAAAGACGTCTCGTCCGGATGGGCGTGGAAATTATCACTAGCGCAAAAATTACCGGCGTAGATCCGCAGGCCGTTATTATGGGCGAAGAGCGCATTCAGGCCAATACCATCGTATGGACGGCCGGCGTGGAAGGCTCGGATTTGGTCGGAAACCTGGACGTGCAGCAGCAAGGACGCAAACGGGTCGTTACCAACGACAAGCTGCAAAGCGTTGATCATGAAAATGTATATGTCGTCGGCGACAATATTTTCTATATTCCCGAAGGCGAAGAGCGCCCCGTGCCGCAAATGGTTGAAAACGCCGAACAGTCGGCGGCGGTGGTCGCCCATAACATCCACGCGGAAATCAACAACCAGCCGAAAAAGTCCTACAAACCAGGCTTCCACGGCACCATGGTTTGCATCGGCAGCCGTTACGGCGTCGCCAACGTCGGCCTGCCAAACCGCATGTTTATGCTAAGCGGCTTTATGGCGCTTTTGGGCAAGCATTTTATGAATATGTTCTATCTGTTTACGATCGCAGGCTTCAATAAAGTATGGTCGTATATGATGCATGAATTTTTCCACGTGAATAACCGGCGCAGCTTCGTGGGAGGGCATTTTTCCAAACGCTCGCCGAATTTCTGGCTCCTGCCGCTGCGGGTCTATGTCGGCATTATGTGGCTAACGGAAGGTCTCGAGAAATTATGGAAGATCATCGATGAACCGTCACGTATCTTCTTGATTCCGCCGTCCCCGCATGCCGCAGACGCCACTTCATCGGCCAGCCAGGCGGTTGAAGCGGTAAATCAAACCGTTGATGCCCAAGCAGCCGCTTCCGCGGTGACCAACGCCAAGGATGCTGTTGCGGCGCTGCCGGTGCCTAAGTTTATTACCAGCATCATGAACGGTTTTATGGATATCTTCTTCTATCAATCTAACGGTGATTATACAGTGCTGGCCAAAGTGTTCCAGACCGGCATGGTTCTCGCCGAAATCACTTTCGGTATCTTGCTGATCGTCGGATTGTTTACAGCGTTATCCTCGATCGCAACGATCGGCATGGGTATCATGATCTGGTGTTCCGGCATGGCTCCATATGAAATGCTGTGGTATCTCGCAGCCGGAGTCGCCTTGATCGGCGGATCGGGCAGCGTATTCGGACTCGATTATTACGTTCTGCCTTGGCTCAAAAAACACTGGAAACGGATCCCGGTTGTGCGGCGCTGGTATCTGTACACGGATTGA